From the genome of Thermogutta terrifontis, one region includes:
- a CDS encoding serine/threonine protein kinase → MTSAATFIGPYRLINPVYFGATTQLWQAYHDATHRYIALKFLQEKFRTDREQIRSLRWEYQVASQFDDERIIKIYEFNIDKGIPYLAMEWFSGGNMKSLIRRGLPEYAHLVRKIIFQCIEGVSYLHRQGYVHRDIKPENFLVSNQGDVKLIDFALCRKMAPRILWYLRPKAKIQGTCSYMSPEQILNKPLDGRADLYSLACTIFELVCGKPPFTGQNQTELLNKHLKAAPPPPEAYNPNLTPEFSRILQKALAKRPADRFKTIGEFAGALYDVQIFKEPPVGEVTPEMVSV, encoded by the coding sequence GTGACTTCGGCAGCTACCTTCATCGGGCCTTACCGGCTGATCAATCCCGTCTATTTTGGGGCAACGACCCAACTGTGGCAGGCTTACCACGACGCCACCCATCGATACATCGCGCTGAAATTCCTCCAGGAAAAATTCCGCACCGATCGGGAGCAAATTCGGTCGTTGCGGTGGGAGTACCAGGTCGCGAGCCAGTTCGACGACGAGCGAATCATCAAGATCTACGAATTCAACATCGATAAAGGCATCCCGTACCTCGCCATGGAATGGTTCAGCGGGGGGAACATGAAATCTCTCATCCGCCGCGGGTTGCCCGAATACGCCCATCTGGTCCGCAAAATCATTTTCCAGTGCATTGAGGGCGTCTCCTACCTTCACCGCCAGGGGTATGTGCATCGGGACATCAAACCCGAGAATTTTCTCGTATCCAACCAGGGCGATGTGAAGCTCATCGATTTTGCTTTGTGCCGCAAAATGGCTCCCCGGATTCTGTGGTATCTTCGGCCGAAGGCCAAAATTCAGGGCACGTGCAGCTACATGTCGCCGGAACAGATTCTCAACAAACCGCTCGATGGACGGGCAGATCTGTACAGCCTGGCTTGTACCATCTTTGAGCTGGTGTGCGGGAAGCCCCCGTTTACCGGACAGAATCAAACCGAGTTGCTGAACAAGCACCTCAAGGCCGCGCCGCCGCCACCGGAGGCGTATAACCCCAATCTGACCCCGGAGTTCTCGCGAATTTTGCAAAAGGCCCTTGCGAAGAGACCGGCGGACCGGTTCAAAACGATAGGGGAGTTCGCCGGCGCACTTTACGACGTCCAGATTTTCAAAGAACCACCGGTGGGGGAAGTAACGCCGGAGATGGTCAGTGTTTAG
- a CDS encoding glycosyltransferase family 4 protein → MNQSALLSRRFEDTVRILHIITRLILGGAQENTLLTCEDLIRTYGDDVLLVTGPPLGPEGSLLERARAGEVPTVVVPSLRRAINPVHDIRAYRAIFRIIREFRPDVVHTHSAKAGILGRAAAWRQHVPAIVHTVHGAPFHPYQPRLARLFIAACERWAARRCHRLISVADAMTELLVSAGVAPREKFVTIYSGMEVEPFLQAGEHRHRMREQLGYSETHFVVGTIARLFHLKGHEDILRAAGYLIPRFPQVRFLWVGDGLLRARLERQIRQAGWSSYVRLVGLVPPEKLPEYLAAMDAVVHPSLREGLARVLPQALLAGKPVVSYDVDGAREVVQTGETGFLVPARDWVGMAHAIAQLIETPALGSQFAERGRRLCMERFSHERMTAQIRKVYEDVLKNRQDQ, encoded by the coding sequence TTGAACCAGTCTGCACTCCTTAGCCGTCGGTTCGAAGATACGGTGCGCATCCTTCACATCATTACGCGATTGATCCTCGGCGGGGCCCAGGAAAACACCCTTTTAACTTGTGAAGACCTTATCCGAACGTACGGGGATGATGTCCTGCTGGTCACAGGCCCGCCACTCGGTCCAGAGGGGAGCCTTCTGGAGCGGGCAAGGGCAGGGGAAGTCCCCACGGTCGTTGTGCCCTCATTGCGTCGGGCGATTAACCCCGTCCATGACATCCGTGCGTACCGGGCAATTTTTCGCATCATTCGCGAATTTCGCCCGGACGTCGTCCACACCCATAGCGCTAAAGCGGGCATACTGGGACGGGCTGCTGCCTGGAGGCAACACGTCCCCGCGATCGTCCACACGGTGCACGGTGCTCCTTTCCATCCCTATCAGCCGCGACTGGCGAGGTTATTCATCGCGGCCTGCGAGCGGTGGGCGGCCCGGCGGTGCCACCGCCTCATCAGTGTTGCCGATGCCATGACGGAATTGCTTGTTAGCGCGGGAGTCGCTCCCCGTGAAAAATTCGTGACAATCTACAGCGGGATGGAAGTCGAGCCCTTTCTCCAGGCCGGGGAACACCGCCATAGGATGCGTGAACAACTCGGTTACAGCGAGACTCACTTTGTCGTGGGCACCATTGCCCGGCTTTTCCATCTCAAAGGACACGAGGACATCCTGCGGGCGGCCGGGTACCTCATCCCGCGTTTTCCCCAGGTCCGCTTTCTTTGGGTAGGCGATGGCCTGTTGCGAGCTCGGCTGGAACGCCAGATTCGCCAGGCGGGCTGGAGTAGTTACGTCCGTCTGGTGGGTCTTGTCCCTCCTGAGAAGCTACCGGAATATCTGGCAGCCATGGATGCGGTGGTTCATCCCAGCCTGCGGGAGGGTCTCGCGCGCGTTTTGCCCCAGGCGCTTCTTGCCGGAAAGCCGGTCGTCAGCTACGACGTGGATGGTGCACGAGAGGTTGTGCAGACTGGAGAAACTGGTTTCCTTGTCCCAGCTCGCGACTGGGTGGGCATGGCCCACGCGATCGCGCAACTGATCGAAACTCCAGCGCTGGGGTCCCAGTTCGCAGAGAGGGGACGACGCTTGTGCATGGAGCGTTTTTCCCATGAGCGGATGACCGCGCAAATCAGAAAGGTATACGAGGATGTCCTAAAAAATCGGCAAGATCAGTAG
- the truA gene encoding tRNA pseudouridine(38-40) synthase TruA, with translation MVHQDSTVQGADDAVRCIRLTLAYDGSHYLGWQKQPQGKTIQGVLEEALQQLTGAPTRVLASGRTDVGVHALGQVAAFRTKSRLGCPVIQRALNALLPSDIVVLSVEEVPLSFHPIRDARRKRYRYLIWDSPLKPVFLRQYVWFLGKPLDVQAMVAAAAYLLGEHDFSAFETGGAKRKTSVRTVYELTVTRRHPGLPNLITVEIEANGFLYNMVRNIVGSLVEVGRGAYAPAWMQQVLLRKDRRLAGPTAPGSGLFLVGVSYSDTPVASSPDPWDLFTTRGHSSASCD, from the coding sequence GTGGTGCACCAAGACAGCACAGTGCAGGGCGCGGACGACGCGGTACGTTGCATCAGGCTCACCCTTGCGTATGATGGCTCGCACTATCTGGGCTGGCAAAAGCAGCCCCAGGGAAAAACCATCCAGGGCGTTCTGGAAGAGGCCCTCCAGCAACTGACCGGCGCTCCGACCCGGGTGCTGGCAAGCGGTCGGACTGACGTTGGTGTTCACGCCCTGGGACAGGTCGCTGCCTTTCGCACCAAAAGCCGTCTGGGCTGTCCGGTCATCCAGCGGGCCCTCAACGCCCTGCTGCCATCGGATATCGTTGTACTCTCGGTTGAAGAGGTCCCCCTCTCGTTTCATCCAATCCGCGACGCCCGCCGCAAACGTTATCGCTACCTCATCTGGGACTCGCCGCTCAAGCCGGTCTTCCTTCGCCAGTATGTATGGTTTCTTGGAAAACCTCTCGATGTGCAGGCCATGGTCGCAGCGGCGGCTTACCTCCTGGGAGAGCACGATTTTTCCGCGTTTGAAACAGGCGGAGCAAAAAGGAAAACCAGCGTCAGAACCGTGTACGAACTCACTGTCACCCGCCGCCATCCTGGACTCCCGAACCTTATCACCGTGGAGATCGAAGCCAACGGGTTCCTCTATAACATGGTTCGGAACATTGTAGGGAGCCTGGTTGAGGTTGGCCGGGGAGCATACGCCCCAGCTTGGATGCAACAGGTCCTGCTTCGCAAGGATCGGCGGCTAGCCGGACCAACAGCCCCCGGCAGCGGCCTGTTCCTTGTCGGCGTCTCGTACAGCGACACCCCTGTTGCCTCGAGTCCTGATCCCTGGGACCTTTTCACCACGCGCGGGCACAGCTCTGCATCGTGCGACTGA
- a CDS encoding aspartate-semialdehyde dehydrogenase gives MFRSLAVVGATGAVGRIMVELLEKSALQFENIKFLASKRSVGKTLTFRGREYSVEELRPEAFDGVDLAVSSTPDEVAREFIPEAVKRGCVVVDESAAWRMDPEVPLVIPEVNPHAAFRHKGIIASPNCSTTQMVVALKPLHDYGRVKRVVVSTYQAASGAGVGGTKDLIEGTRAYLEDRPYQYTTFAHPLAFNLIPQIGSPKHAGYTSEEMKMVLETRKIMEDESIQICATCVRVPVANSHSETILVETEKKITVEKARELFASFPGIVVVDDLPNKKYPMPMDCTGRDEVFVGRIREDLSSPNGLVFWCVSDNLRKGAATNAVQIVELLIRGRPN, from the coding sequence ATGTTTCGTTCGCTGGCCGTCGTAGGTGCCACCGGCGCTGTTGGCCGAATTATGGTCGAATTATTGGAAAAGAGCGCGCTTCAATTTGAGAATATCAAGTTTTTAGCCTCCAAGCGCTCGGTGGGCAAGACGCTCACGTTCCGGGGACGCGAGTACTCGGTCGAGGAACTCCGGCCGGAGGCCTTCGACGGCGTCGACCTGGCTGTCAGCAGCACCCCTGACGAGGTGGCGCGAGAGTTCATCCCGGAAGCCGTCAAGCGTGGTTGCGTGGTAGTGGACGAGAGCGCCGCCTGGCGAATGGATCCCGAGGTGCCTCTGGTCATACCAGAGGTCAATCCCCACGCAGCGTTCCGCCACAAGGGGATTATTGCCAGCCCCAACTGTTCGACCACGCAGATGGTCGTGGCACTCAAGCCGCTGCACGATTATGGACGTGTCAAGCGAGTCGTGGTGAGTACCTATCAAGCGGCAAGCGGTGCCGGGGTAGGGGGGACAAAAGATCTTATCGAGGGTACTCGAGCCTACCTGGAAGATCGTCCTTATCAGTACACCACGTTTGCGCATCCCCTTGCTTTCAATCTCATTCCCCAGATCGGCTCCCCCAAACATGCGGGATATACTTCAGAAGAGATGAAAATGGTGCTGGAAACCCGCAAGATTATGGAGGATGAGAGCATCCAAATTTGCGCCACCTGTGTTCGGGTTCCGGTTGCCAACTCCCACAGTGAAACCATCCTCGTGGAAACAGAAAAGAAGATCACGGTAGAAAAGGCGAGGGAACTTTTTGCCAGCTTCCCAGGAATCGTCGTCGTGGACGATTTGCCCAACAAGAAATATCCCATGCCAATGGACTGCACTGGTCGTGATGAAGTCTTCGTGGGGCGAATTCGGGAAGATCTCAGTTCACCAAACGGATTGGTGTTCTGGTGTGTGAGCGATAACCTCCGCAAAGGTGCGGCCACCAACGCCGTGCAAATCGTTGAGCTGCTGATTCGCGGTAGGCCCAACTGA
- a CDS encoding TIGR03000 domain-containing protein, giving the protein MSRISASALLGTMLLGLAVVPNTAQACWGCCGHRVWYPGPLAVVSAWTPCWSAYDLCPPCDVCVDPCCDVEWVLGVRPGPIRRLLFGPYRWYPVVGGACAVCGVAPCECEAQVLTMPSTPTPTPQPAPQPTPGVSPAPQPAPATPGPAPGVSPGEPPMSPSAINPTSYSVPLASPTPSRADSGLITVYVPAEAKVIINGMVTKSTGTRREYVSYGLAEGLQYKYTITAQVERDGKVYEETREVILTAGSKKGVAFSFQFPSENLAGITSGDRL; this is encoded by the coding sequence ATGTCACGGATCAGTGCAAGTGCGTTGCTGGGGACAATGCTTCTGGGATTGGCAGTTGTGCCCAACACAGCTCAGGCGTGTTGGGGATGCTGCGGCCACCGAGTTTGGTATCCTGGCCCGCTGGCGGTGGTCAGCGCATGGACACCGTGTTGGAGCGCTTACGACCTGTGTCCGCCGTGCGATGTTTGTGTGGATCCGTGCTGTGATGTGGAATGGGTGCTGGGAGTTCGTCCAGGCCCGATCCGACGGCTTCTCTTCGGTCCTTACCGATGGTATCCGGTAGTAGGTGGGGCGTGCGCGGTTTGTGGTGTTGCCCCGTGCGAGTGCGAAGCGCAAGTTTTGACCATGCCTTCCACTCCGACGCCGACACCTCAACCGGCGCCGCAGCCGACTCCTGGTGTCTCACCAGCGCCTCAACCGGCTCCGGCCACTCCCGGTCCCGCCCCGGGAGTCTCCCCCGGTGAGCCACCCATGTCGCCATCGGCGATCAATCCGACAAGTTACTCCGTGCCGCTGGCAAGCCCCACTCCTAGCCGGGCGGACAGCGGACTGATTACCGTGTACGTCCCCGCCGAGGCCAAGGTCATCATCAACGGGATGGTGACAAAAAGTACAGGAACCCGCCGCGAATATGTCTCCTACGGTCTCGCCGAGGGGCTTCAGTACAAGTACACCATCACGGCCCAGGTAGAACGGGATGGAAAAGTTTACGAAGAAACTCGGGAAGTGATTCTTACGGCCGGGTCGAAAAAAGGCGTCGCTTTCTCCTTCCAATTTCCGTCGGAAAACCTGGCAGGAATCACCAGTGGCGACCGCCTGTGA
- a CDS encoding protein-L-isoaspartate(D-aspartate) O-methyltransferase, translating into MGSHIRWCSMTGKVLNPWIAGLAILGLSICLVDGPAAGQGGPRGAVLFDRLRQEMVKRDIIGGGITNPRVIEAMLRVPRHEFVPPDQRRLAYMDMALPIGYGQTISPPYVVAFMTEKLDPQPTDRVLEIGTGSGYQAAILSGLVKEVYTIEIVEPLAQRAAGTLKRLGYSNVFVKAGDGYLGWPEHAPFDKIIVTCSPENIPQPLIDQLKEGGKMVIPVGERYQQILYLLRKENGKLVKEALQPTLFVPMTGQAEAQRQIQPDPANPRLVNGDFEEELDELESPPGWYYCKEFEVRRGGGAPSGQAYIAFRNQQPGRPARALQGFAVDGREVRELMLTFWVRGENIRPGRSLQESAGVVITFFGESRAPVGEKAIGPFLGSFPWRKESHRIPVPSEAREAILAIGMTGAVGTVAFDALELQPLATRQR; encoded by the coding sequence ATGGGAAGTCATATCCGCTGGTGCTCGATGACAGGGAAAGTTCTCAATCCATGGATAGCCGGTCTGGCAATTCTCGGCCTTTCGATTTGCCTTGTTGACGGTCCGGCGGCAGGGCAGGGGGGGCCTCGCGGAGCAGTCCTTTTTGACCGTCTTCGCCAGGAGATGGTCAAACGGGACATCATTGGCGGCGGCATCACGAATCCCCGCGTCATCGAGGCCATGCTTCGCGTCCCTCGACATGAATTTGTCCCACCGGACCAACGGCGGCTGGCTTACATGGATATGGCGCTACCCATCGGTTACGGGCAAACAATTTCGCCGCCCTACGTCGTGGCCTTCATGACGGAGAAACTCGATCCCCAACCCACGGATCGGGTCCTTGAAATAGGCACCGGAAGCGGCTACCAGGCCGCTATCTTGAGCGGACTGGTCAAAGAAGTGTACACGATTGAGATCGTCGAACCTTTGGCACAACGGGCAGCCGGCACCCTCAAACGACTGGGCTATTCCAACGTCTTCGTGAAAGCGGGAGACGGCTACCTGGGCTGGCCAGAACACGCACCTTTCGACAAAATCATCGTGACCTGCTCCCCTGAAAACATTCCTCAGCCGCTGATCGATCAGCTTAAAGAGGGTGGGAAAATGGTCATCCCGGTGGGGGAACGCTACCAGCAGATTCTGTACCTTCTGCGAAAGGAGAACGGCAAACTCGTCAAGGAAGCACTCCAACCAACGCTGTTCGTGCCCATGACGGGCCAGGCCGAGGCCCAACGCCAGATCCAGCCTGATCCTGCAAATCCGCGGCTTGTTAATGGAGATTTCGAAGAGGAGTTGGATGAACTCGAATCCCCGCCGGGTTGGTATTACTGCAAGGAATTCGAGGTTCGCAGGGGAGGGGGTGCGCCCTCAGGTCAGGCTTACATTGCCTTCCGCAATCAGCAGCCGGGCCGACCCGCCCGCGCACTCCAGGGGTTCGCCGTGGATGGCCGGGAAGTCCGGGAACTGATGCTAACCTTCTGGGTCCGTGGTGAAAATATACGTCCTGGGCGAAGTTTGCAGGAATCGGCGGGTGTGGTGATCACGTTTTTTGGAGAAAGCAGGGCACCGGTCGGGGAAAAGGCCATCGGACCATTCCTGGGGAGCTTCCCCTGGCGAAAAGAAAGCCACCGCATTCCGGTGCCCTCGGAAGCGCGGGAAGCCATCCTTGCTATCGGAATGACGGGGGCAGTCGGGACAGTGGCTTTCGACGCCCTGGAACTCCAGCCACTCGCCACTCGCCAGAGGTAG
- a CDS encoding TIGR03960 family B12-binding radical SAM protein, with protein MAINQELKTLVAQRILPNVQTPAQYLGGELNAVVKDHRTVRGKVCLCLPDMYSIGMSHHGLQVLYDAMNRRSDWACERVFAPARDMEQKLRELGVPLYSLETFTPLSHFDVVGFSLQYELSYTNVLTVLDLGGIPLRAEDRDLEDPLVIAGGPCAQNPEPMSRFIDLFVLGDGEESLPAVCDAWLEARSTACSREEALLLLARRFPWAYVPRLYRREIQPSTGLAAVFPREDTVPGLIVPAILTEFAEYPLPRAPIVPYVEVVQDRISLEIMRGCPWRCRFCQSTTIKRPLRYRPVEKLVEAAWEAYRNTGTSEIALLSLSSSDYPLFDQLVRELKRVFDPVRVAISVPSLRVNEQLRVVTELLSPERHSGLTLAPEVALDDMRQQIGKPIRNEDLIEGCKRAFQKGFQRVKLYFLCGLPGEREADLAGIVDLAEEISRLARPYLGRPATVVANVSNFVPKPHTPYQWQAMQRREYFAAAHQFLRRRCRMRSLEIKCHSIESSLVEGMLTRGDWRMGQAIELAWHRGARFDGWTDQFNPQIWWEVFHELGLSPEEYIHRRWDTDALLPWDHIAIRQGRAYLEREHQRSAAQLVQLVGTQA; from the coding sequence ATGGCAATAAACCAGGAACTAAAAACTCTTGTGGCCCAGAGGATTTTGCCGAATGTTCAGACTCCCGCCCAGTATCTGGGGGGCGAACTGAACGCCGTGGTTAAAGACCACCGGACAGTCCGCGGCAAGGTATGCCTGTGCCTGCCGGATATGTATTCCATTGGGATGAGTCACCACGGTCTGCAAGTTCTCTACGATGCGATGAATCGACGGAGCGATTGGGCGTGCGAGAGAGTGTTCGCTCCGGCACGGGATATGGAGCAGAAATTGCGAGAGCTGGGCGTGCCCCTTTACTCGCTGGAGACGTTCACGCCGCTTTCGCATTTTGACGTGGTAGGGTTTTCGCTCCAGTATGAACTTTCCTACACCAATGTTTTGACGGTGCTCGATCTGGGCGGGATTCCTCTCCGCGCGGAGGACCGCGATCTGGAGGATCCTCTGGTCATCGCGGGAGGCCCGTGCGCCCAGAATCCTGAACCCATGAGCAGGTTCATTGACCTCTTCGTTCTGGGAGATGGTGAAGAGAGCCTGCCGGCAGTGTGCGACGCCTGGTTGGAAGCCCGGTCCACGGCATGTTCCCGCGAAGAAGCCCTTTTGCTTTTAGCGCGGCGATTTCCCTGGGCCTATGTTCCGCGCCTGTATCGCCGGGAGATCCAACCCTCCACAGGGTTGGCCGCTGTTTTCCCGCGTGAAGACACTGTTCCGGGACTGATTGTTCCCGCGATCTTAACAGAGTTTGCGGAGTACCCCTTGCCGCGGGCCCCAATTGTCCCCTATGTGGAGGTCGTTCAGGATCGCATTTCGCTGGAAATTATGCGGGGCTGTCCCTGGCGATGCCGATTTTGCCAAAGCACCACGATCAAACGCCCTCTGCGTTATAGGCCTGTGGAAAAACTGGTCGAGGCCGCCTGGGAGGCGTACCGCAATACAGGCACGAGTGAGATTGCACTGCTGTCGCTGTCCTCCAGCGACTATCCCCTGTTCGATCAGCTCGTCCGGGAACTCAAAAGAGTGTTTGATCCTGTGCGCGTGGCTATTTCGGTTCCCAGCCTTCGGGTGAATGAACAGTTGAGAGTTGTAACTGAACTCCTGTCGCCGGAAAGGCATTCGGGCTTGACACTGGCACCGGAGGTGGCACTGGATGACATGCGTCAGCAGATCGGCAAACCGATCCGGAATGAGGACCTTATTGAGGGGTGCAAACGGGCTTTCCAGAAAGGATTTCAAAGGGTTAAGCTGTACTTTTTGTGTGGCCTTCCTGGGGAGCGCGAGGCGGATTTGGCGGGAATTGTGGACCTGGCGGAGGAGATTTCCAGATTGGCCCGGCCATATTTGGGCCGCCCCGCCACAGTGGTGGCCAACGTATCGAACTTCGTCCCCAAGCCACACACACCCTACCAGTGGCAGGCGATGCAGCGTCGTGAGTATTTCGCCGCCGCGCACCAGTTTCTGCGCCGTCGGTGTCGGATGCGGAGCTTGGAAATCAAATGCCACTCCATCGAGAGCAGCCTCGTAGAAGGAATGTTAACTCGCGGAGATTGGCGGATGGGCCAAGCCATCGAGCTGGCGTGGCACCGGGGAGCACGATTTGACGGCTGGACAGACCAATTTAACCCCCAGATTTGGTGGGAAGTCTTTCACGAGCTGGGTCTTTCACCCGAAGAATACATCCACCGGCGTTGGGACACGGATGCCCTGCTGCCGTGGGATCACATTGCCATTCGGCAGGGGCGAGCTTATCTGGAACGGGAACATCAGCGATCCGCCGCGCAACTGGTCCAATTGGTCGGCACGCAAGCATAG
- a CDS encoding HAD family hydrolase: MQNEFETKSVRAKLRLLAIDIDGTLVNSTDDVSERTRQAIQAAMSAGMVVVLASGRRYSRVVPVARELGLSTPVISSSGALIKETESHRTLWRADFPPQLLRRVVQAVRRAGFPLALLGDTFTDGFDYYVESRGPRNGYLDRYLELNPGCHRVWNDFQKDPPPDVFAAFALGTREEMEGLAAELHRTLPGLLTTNVLKSPRYEGFFCEMMPSGTTKWSAVCRVADQWGITPGEICAVGDDVNDLAMISGAGLGIAMGNACEEVKAAAHWVAPSHEEDGLAHAITLILEGRVPQTA; encoded by the coding sequence GTGCAGAACGAGTTTGAGACCAAATCGGTGCGAGCAAAGTTGCGGCTGCTGGCCATCGATATTGATGGGACCCTCGTCAACAGCACCGACGATGTAAGCGAACGGACCCGGCAGGCCATTCAAGCGGCCATGAGCGCGGGGATGGTGGTGGTGCTGGCTTCGGGCCGGCGTTACAGCCGGGTTGTACCCGTTGCCCGGGAGTTGGGGTTGTCCACGCCGGTTATCAGCTCCAGTGGAGCGCTGATCAAGGAGACCGAGAGCCACAGGACGCTGTGGCGGGCCGATTTTCCCCCTCAGCTTTTGCGCAGGGTGGTCCAGGCTGTCCGCAGGGCGGGGTTTCCCCTGGCACTTTTGGGTGACACGTTCACCGACGGCTTCGACTACTACGTGGAGTCCCGCGGGCCCAGAAATGGGTATTTGGACCGCTACCTGGAGCTTAATCCTGGGTGTCATCGCGTGTGGAATGACTTCCAAAAGGATCCCCCGCCCGATGTCTTTGCTGCCTTTGCTCTGGGAACGCGAGAGGAGATGGAGGGCTTGGCGGCGGAGTTGCACCGCACGCTGCCAGGCCTGCTGACCACCAACGTCCTCAAAAGCCCCCGCTACGAAGGGTTTTTCTGCGAAATGATGCCCAGCGGAACAACCAAGTGGTCGGCAGTTTGTCGGGTGGCCGATCAGTGGGGAATAACACCTGGCGAAATTTGTGCAGTGGGCGATGATGTCAACGATTTGGCGATGATTTCTGGGGCGGGCCTGGGTATTGCGATGGGAAACGCGTGTGAAGAGGTCAAGGCTGCCGCCCACTGGGTAGCCCCATCCCACGAGGAAGACGGTCTGGCCCATGCCATCACCCTGATTCTGGAGGGACGCGTGCCGCAAACCGCCTGA
- a CDS encoding MazG nucleotide pyrophosphohydrolase domain-containing protein produces MTEDHVPSRTPEPTPSAEITISDFQRLIRNMYHEKDVARGIEGTFMWLVAEIGELAEALRNGTREQRAEEFADVIAWLTTIANVAEVDLTEALRHKYGQGCPGCGKFVCVCPDSGKP; encoded by the coding sequence ATGACTGAAGATCACGTGCCGAGTCGAACACCCGAACCGACTCCGTCGGCGGAGATTACCATTTCCGATTTTCAGCGTCTTATTCGTAACATGTATCATGAGAAGGACGTTGCGCGGGGGATCGAAGGAACCTTCATGTGGCTCGTCGCGGAGATAGGTGAGCTCGCGGAGGCCCTCCGCAACGGGACACGGGAGCAACGGGCGGAGGAATTCGCCGACGTCATCGCCTGGTTGACGACCATCGCCAACGTGGCGGAGGTGGACCTCACGGAGGCCCTTCGGCATAAATATGGGCAGGGATGTCCTGGATGTGGGAAGTTTGTATGCGTATGCCCCGATTCAGGAAAACCATAA
- a CDS encoding ABC transporter ATP-binding protein, translated as MVRETSSPVTTTSPTSMSVEKSSDTNDRPVAVKTVGLTKIYGQIRAVDHLTLELRQGDLFGFIGPNGSGKTTTMRILATLLQPSWGEAYVCDHSIYTHPKEIRRLIGYMPDFFGVYDDMKVIEYLEFFAAAYRINGPKRRRVCEEMLELVELGYKRDALVTSLSRGMTQRLGLARVLLHDPQVLILDEPASGLDPRARIEIRQLLKRLRQMGKTIMVSSHILPELADICNKVGIIEQGVLKVCGELEEVMRRIREKITLCIELWDQPDGAARLLDSHELVESVDVRQNRLYVTLKKGVEDYRELPRLLLEGGYAIKLFKEEEINLETAFMMLTKGMTS; from the coding sequence ATGGTCCGAGAAACATCTTCCCCCGTGACGACCACTTCCCCAACGTCGATGAGTGTCGAAAAGTCGTCGGACACCAACGATCGCCCCGTCGCTGTTAAAACGGTTGGTCTTACGAAGATTTACGGCCAGATTCGGGCTGTGGATCATCTGACGCTCGAATTAAGGCAGGGGGATTTGTTCGGGTTTATCGGGCCGAACGGTTCGGGCAAGACAACCACAATGAGAATTCTGGCGACGCTCCTTCAGCCGAGTTGGGGCGAGGCCTACGTTTGCGATCATTCCATTTATACGCACCCAAAAGAGATTCGCCGGTTGATTGGCTACATGCCAGATTTCTTCGGCGTGTACGATGACATGAAGGTCATCGAATACTTGGAATTCTTCGCCGCCGCTTACCGTATCAATGGGCCGAAGCGTCGCCGTGTGTGTGAGGAAATGCTCGAGCTCGTCGAGCTGGGCTACAAGCGGGATGCATTGGTGACAAGTCTCTCTCGTGGCATGACGCAGCGTCTGGGACTTGCCCGCGTGCTGCTCCACGATCCCCAGGTCCTCATCCTCGATGAGCCGGCGAGTGGTTTGGATCCCCGCGCCCGCATCGAAATCCGGCAGCTCCTCAAACGACTCCGGCAAATGGGCAAGACGATCATGGTTTCCAGCCACATCCTGCCCGAGTTGGCTGACATCTGCAACAAAGTGGGGATCATCGAGCAGGGCGTTCTCAAGGTCTGCGGAGAGCTTGAGGAAGTGATGCGGCGAATTCGGGAGAAGATCACTCTGTGCATCGAATTGTGGGATCAGCCGGACGGAGCCGCCCGTCTTCTCGACTCACACGAACTGGTGGAAAGCGTGGACGTTCGTCAAAACCGGTTGTATGTGACTCTCAAAAAAGGTGTGGAAGACTATCGGGAACTGCCCCGTCTTTTGCTCGAAGGGGGCTACGCGATCAAACTGTTCAAGGAAGAGGAAATCAATCTGGAGACCGCGTTTATGATGCTCACCAAGGGCATGACCTCCTGA